The nucleotide sequence GATCCGATGGATGAAGGATTGAAGACGGCCGTCCCGAACCTCCCATTGGAAGGGTTCCTCGCACTCGCTTGCGCCTGCGCGGGCGGCGCCCTCGTTCGACGACGCAATAGCAGATAGGCACGAGAGGCCTTGAGGCGGCCCCGGGCGGCCTTCGATCGCGGTACTTTACGGTAGCTCCCCGCGCGCGCGGCTTTTCACTTGTACAGCTTTTCGCCTGCGGGGATCCCGACTTTCAACCAGTTCTCCATGGGAGCAAGCGGGCAACTGTAATCCTCGTTGTAGGCGCAGTATGGATTGTACGCCGCGTTGAAGTCGAGCTCGAAATGGTCGTCGCTTGACATCTCGAGGTCGAGGTACCGGGCGGCCCCGTAGGTCTCTTTGCCCGAGGTGAGGTCCCTGAACGCGATGAACAGCGTGTCGCGGGTGCGCTCGGGCGAAACGTAACCTTGGAGGACGCACTCGACCCCGTCGAGCTCGAAGCGCAACCTTCCGTACTTCTCGTACTCCCGGACGTCCCCGTCGCTCGTTCCCATCTCGATACGTTCGCCCGCAGCGTTGCGGTCGAGCTTCAACCTGAAACGGAGCCTCTCATCGACGGGGAAATATCTTAGGCCATGGAACGCGGCTCTTTCGGAAGCCGGGATCGGCGACCAAGGGGCCGATTTGAAAGCCTCGTCCTTCTCCTTTCGGAGGGACTCGACCCTGCTTACGTACCACCCGGCCAATGAGACGACCCGCCCTGGAGTCGCGACGGGAAAGATAATGTCGTCGTTACCGGGTGGGAAGCGTCGTCGCGTTTCGCGGATGGCGGCGTCCGGCTTTGTGGCCGTCGTTCGCCATGCGCATGTCGGGCGATCGACCCATCGGGCGGAGGG is from Euryarchaeota archaeon and encodes:
- a CDS encoding DUF1684 domain-containing protein gives rise to the protein MAGWYVSRVESLRKEKDEAFKSAPWSPIPASERAAFHGLRYFPVDERLRFRLKLDRNAAGERIEMGTSDGDVREYEKYGRLRFELDGVECVLQGYVSPERTRDTLFIAFRDLTSGKETYGAARYLDLEMSSDDHFELDFNAAYNPYCAYNEDYSCPLAPMENWLKVGIPAGEKLYK